CGTGTCGGTCGCGAAGAAGTATCAGAACCAGGGCGTCTCGCTCTCGGACCTGATCAACGAGGGGAACCTCGGGCTCATTCGCGCCGCCCACAAGTTCGACGAGACGAAGGGGATCAAGTTCATCTCCTACGCCGTCTGGTGGATCCGGCAGGCGATCCTGCAGGCGCTGGCGGAGCAGTCGCGCATCGTGCGCGTGCCGCTCAACCGGGCGGGGACGCTGCACCGCATCGGCAAGCGCGCCAACACGCTCCTCCAGGAGCTGGGCCGCGAGGCGACGCACGCCGAGATCGCCGAGGGGATGGAGCTGAGCGAGGAGGAGGTGGCGAAGACGATGGCCATCTCGCAGGGCCACCTCTCGCTCGACGCGCCGCTCACGCCGGGTGAGGACAACCGCCTGCTCGACTACCTCGCGGACGACGTCTCGGCGCCGCCCGACGAGCAGACGTTCGAGAAGGCGCTGACCGAGGCGATCGAGGAGTCGCTGGCGAGCCTGAAGGAGCGTGAGGCGAAGATCCTGCGCCTCTACTTCGGTCTCGACGGCGAGGAGCCGATGACGCTCGAGCAGATCGGCGCGCTGCTGGGCATCACGCGCGAGCGGGTGCGGCAGATCAAGGAGAAGGCGCTGTCGCGGCTGCGCCACGTCTCGCGGGCGCGCGCGCTGGAGTCCTTCCTCGGCTGACGGCCGATGGCCGACGGCGCGCGGTGGCGCGCCGTCGGCGTGGTTTCCCTCCGGTTCCCCCACGCGCGGTCGGTCGATCGCCGATCGCGCGTCTCCCTCCCCGGCCGCACCCTCCTCTTCCAATCGAGTCGTCGCCCGGTGCCGCGCATGGCGATTGCGCGGGGACGCGGACCGTTCCGTCTTCGGACCGTGTTCGGTGTGACCGCTGGTGGGCGCCGCAGGTATGGTGGGCGCTCGGTGACGCGCGCCGCATCGGTGATGAATCCTCCGCCCGTCTCGATCGTCCCGGTATGTCGGCCGCAGGCAGCGTCGCATCGCGCAGGAAGTCCCGGGCATCGTGCATGATGCCAAGCTTGACAATCGGGACCTCCGGGCTAGGTTGCGGCGACCGTGCCACAGTGTCCCCTCGTGGGGCGAAGTGTGTCCTTCCGCAAGGAGGTGCCTTCGACGACGAGTTCTGTGAGAACGCGCAGCAGTGCAGGCAAGACCCCATTGGCATCTGGGGCGTCGACGTGACGGGCATCGCCCCGCTGCGCCGACGCGCTGCGTGTGATGGGGGCACGATCGCAGGACGGCTCAATCGCAGGATGCACGACCGCAGCACCGCACGACGCAGGTGATCCACGCAGGTGCAGTACCCCTCCCGAGGGCAGCTCGCCCTCAACGTCTCCTGAAGCAACAGAGGATCTAACGAATGAGACTCGTCAATTGGCGTTCGCTCGCCATCGGCGTCGCGGGGCTGAGCCTCGCGGCGTGCGGTGACGACGTCAGCGTCATCCAGCCGCAGTCGCAGCTGACGGTGAACCCGTCGTCGGTGACCTGCCAGCAGGGCCAGCAGGTCGCGATCGGCGCGTCGCTGAACCCGTCGGTGACGGGCGCGACGTTCACGTACACGGCCAGCGGCACCGGCGTCACGGTCGCCGGCAACGGCGCGACGGCGACGATCACCTGTAACACGGTCGGCGCGTCGTCGGTCACGATCACGTCGGGCAACCAGACGTTCACGCTGCCGGTGACGGTCACGCCCGGCTCGGGCGGCGTCACGGGCGTCATCATCACCCCGTCGGCCGCGTCGGTGACGGTCGGTGGCACGGTGACCCTCTCGGCCACGGTCCTCGGCTCGGGCACGCTGCCGGCCGTTCGCTACCGCTCGGCCAACACGGCGATCGCCACGGTCGACTCGATCAGCGGCGTCGTCACGGGCCGCGCGGTCGGCTCGGTCGCGGTCTTCGCGAGCCCGGCTGGCAACACGGCGGTGACCGCCTCGGCCACCATCACGGTCGTCGGCGCCGGTCAGATCGTCCAGTCGATCTCGGCCAACCCGTCGGTCGTCGCGCTGCAGTCGGGTCAGACGCAGCAGGTGACGGCGAACGTCACGCTGCAGCCGAACGCGCCGGCTGGCGCCTCGCGCGCGGTGACCTACACGTCGTCGAACAACGCGATCGCCACGGTCTCGTCGACGGGCCTCGTGACGGCCGTCGCGAACGGCTCGACGTCGATCATCATCCGCTCGGTCGCCGACACGTCGTTCACGGTGGCGGTCCCGGTGACGGTGACGGCGCCGGCGCCGGTCACGATCACGATCGCGAACGTGACGACGCAGACGACGAACCAGCTCGTCGACATCACGCAGCCGATCGGTACCGACTTCGCGAACGTCGGTAACAACAACACGGGCTCGATCTTCGTCACGCTGAACCTCGATCCGGGCGCCGCGCGCGTCTCCCGCGTCGACGTGTTCCTCGCGCCGGCGGCCAGCCCGAACGACACGACGAACCGCGTCTGCAGCCAGATCTTCTCGGCCACGGCCGCGGAGGCGCTGCGCATCGCGCAGGTCAGCTCGTCGGCGGACGTCCAGCCGATCACGTGCCCGATCAACCTCGCGGCGTTCGACACGCTGACGGGTATCCCGGGCATCCGGAACGGCCAGGCGGTCCTCCGCGCGCGCGTCACGGGCACGTTCCCGGGCACGACGCAGTCGGCCACGCAGATCGCGCAGTTCACGCAGACGCTCCAGATCCGCAACCTGAGCGGCTTCTTCGTCCGCGTGACGAACACGCCGTCGGCGGCGCAGGCGGCCGTCAACGCGCGCGGCACGGCGCAGGGCCCGGATGGCCGTAACTGGCTCGCCGGCTCGCTGACGTTCACGATCCTGCCGGTCTCGTTCGAGGCGCCGGGCACGGGCAACAACCTGACGCCGGAGATCACCGTCACGCTGAC
This region of Roseisolibacter agri genomic DNA includes:
- a CDS encoding sigma-70 family RNA polymerase sigma factor, encoding MAVQGVPRKHHGSEEGSLDQYLRDISAYPLISRDEEAELARRIRVGDQGALDKLVRSNLRFVVSVAKKYQNQGVSLSDLINEGNLGLIRAAHKFDETKGIKFISYAVWWIRQAILQALAEQSRIVRVPLNRAGTLHRIGKRANTLLQELGREATHAEIAEGMELSEEEVAKTMAISQGHLSLDAPLTPGEDNRLLDYLADDVSAPPDEQTFEKALTEAIEESLASLKEREAKILRLYFGLDGEEPMTLEQIGALLGITRERVRQIKEKALSRLRHVSRARALESFLG